A single region of the Salifodinibacter halophilus genome encodes:
- the tnpB gene encoding IS200/IS605 family element transposase accessory protein TnpB, with amino-acid sequence TQSAHRTIQQMSGRESRYVRDVLHRVANDIIEEALEHNCEYIAVENLKHIRERAPPVKEFHQWAHRQLVDLVEYKADAEG; translated from the coding sequence GTACACAATCCGCACATCGGACGATTCAGCAGATGAGCGGTAGGGAATCCCGATACGTTCGAGACGTCCTCCACCGCGTGGCCAACGACATCATCGAGGAAGCACTGGAGCATAACTGCGAGTACATCGCGGTTGAGAACCTGAAACACATCAGGGAACGTGCGCCGCCGGTCAAAGAGTTCCACCAGTGGGCGCACCGCCAGCTCGTTGACCTCGTGGAGTACAAGGCTGACGCGGAAGGC